Genomic segment of Fibrobacter sp. UWH4:
CAGAATTCAGAGTTCAGATTTCAGAGTTGATTTTCAAAAGATTCCGAAATCCGAATTCTGAAATCCGAACTTATGATTAAATCTCGTTGCATTACGTTGCACCGGTTTGCGTACAGCGACTCTAGCTTTATCGTGAAAGCGCTTACGGAAGAGTGTGGCGTGGTGAGCTTTATTGTCAAGGGCGCAAAACGAAAGGAATCCCCGTTCAAGGGGGCGCTTGATCCGCTGGCGTTGTCGGAGGTGGTTTTCCGGCAGAATCCTTCGACGGAACTGCAGTTTATCAAGGAAGCCTCGATTATCAACTGGAGAGAAACCTTGCGGGCCTCCCTTATGGAGCTTGCTGTAGCCCAGGTCATGGCCGAAATCGTCTTGCGTTACGCCCCTCAAGGCGTTCCCTTGCCAGATGAATTCGCCCTGCTGGATGGTGCGCTTTCGCAACTTGACCGGTCGAATCCTGCTGAGGGTGTCTTTGCCAAGTGGCTGCTCGATATCAGCGACCTGTGGGGATACCATCTGGAACTGGGTGTATGCAGCCGCTGCGAGAAGCCGCTTGTTGAACCGGCGGCAGATTTTTTCCCTGAAACGGGAGCGCTTCTTTGCAGACATTGCTTGGGTGTGCAGAGCGCAAGGGCGCGCCAGGAAACGCTGAAAGGCCTTTGGGAGTTATATCTATGTGAAAAAAACGGCCTTGATGCTCCCCAAAATCTGAACGGTCGCGTTTTTGTGGAGAATGCTTTGCTATCTTATCTACGCAATCACATCGGATTCCTGAAAGAAATCCATTCCCTTTCATGGCTACAGGAGGTTCGTAAGTTATGCTCAGCCCAATCGACATAAAGAACAAGAAAGCTAAAGGCGAAAAAGTTTCGATGATTACCGCCTACGACTACGCTTTTGCCCAGATGGCAGAGGCGGCAGGTGTGGACCAGATTTTGGTAGGCGACAGTCTTGCAAACACGATGCTCGGCTACAAGAGCACCCGCGAAATTGGCATGAACGAGATGCTGATTTTTGTGGCCGCGGTTTGCCGCGGGGCACCGAACACCCACGTGGTGGCCGACATGCCCTACTTGAGCGACAAGGACCCGCAAACGGCATACGATAACGCACGCCGCTTTATGGACGTGGGAGCTTCTTGCGTCAAAATTGAGGGCACCCCCGCGGGCGTGCACGAATATTTGCTGAGCCACGACATTCCTATTTGCGCTCACCTTGGACTTTTGCCGCAGACGGCCGAAAACTTTAAGCAGAAGGGCCGCACCGAAGAAGAAGCGGCTGCAATCATCAAGGCGGCCAAGTACGTAGACGACCTGGGTTGTTTCGAGATGGTGCTGGAACACATTCCCGAAGAGCTCGGTACCAAGATTACCGGCATGGTGAACGCGGTGACGATCGGTATTGGCGGCGGAAAGTTTACAGACGGGCAAGTGCTCGTGATGCACGACGCCCTGGGGATGCACCAGCGCAAGCTGCCTCCGTTCGCAACGAAGTTCGTGGATATGTTCAGCCTCGGTGTTGAAGGATTTAAGAAATATATCGACAGTGTGCAGAATCCGAATAGATAAAGTTCGCTCGTATCTGTTTGATATTCTTCAAGTTACGACTTGAAATCTTTTTTTTGATAGAAGGGTTCCCGAATTTTTTTCGGGAATTTTTT
This window contains:
- the panB gene encoding 3-methyl-2-oxobutanoate hydroxymethyltransferase translates to MLSPIDIKNKKAKGEKVSMITAYDYAFAQMAEAAGVDQILVGDSLANTMLGYKSTREIGMNEMLIFVAAVCRGAPNTHVVADMPYLSDKDPQTAYDNARRFMDVGASCVKIEGTPAGVHEYLLSHDIPICAHLGLLPQTAENFKQKGRTEEEAAAIIKAAKYVDDLGCFEMVLEHIPEELGTKITGMVNAVTIGIGGGKFTDGQVLVMHDALGMHQRKLPPFATKFVDMFSLGVEGFKKYIDSVQNPNR
- the recO gene encoding DNA repair protein RecO codes for the protein MIKSRCITLHRFAYSDSSFIVKALTEECGVVSFIVKGAKRKESPFKGALDPLALSEVVFRQNPSTELQFIKEASIINWRETLRASLMELAVAQVMAEIVLRYAPQGVPLPDEFALLDGALSQLDRSNPAEGVFAKWLLDISDLWGYHLELGVCSRCEKPLVEPAADFFPETGALLCRHCLGVQSARARQETLKGLWELYLCEKNGLDAPQNLNGRVFVENALLSYLRNHIGFLKEIHSLSWLQEVRKLCSAQST